A genomic region of Pararge aegeria chromosome 11, ilParAegt1.1, whole genome shotgun sequence contains the following coding sequences:
- the LOC120627236 gene encoding prostaglandin reductase 1-like — translation MVKARKYVVKRHFEGVPKRDDFEIVEYELPPIQNGEILVKAEWVSVDPYLRAYNKRFPVPYDQFSYQVGLVEDSKDPRFPVGTRVVSHKGWCDYSVMNANVSNSPADIIYKLPDLKGLSNSLGIGAVGMPGATAYFGLLEICQPKAGETVVVTGAAGAVGSLVGQIAKIKGCRVIGFAGSEDKVNWLEKDLGFDKAFNYKTVDVQKVLKEAAPKGIDCYFDNVGGEISSIIISQMNDFGRVAVCGSISSYNDDFTKLPKATILQIALVMKQLKIQGFLAPRWRDRWSEAFSDLSKWIKSGDLKTREHVTEGFDKLYDAFIGMLNGENIGKAVVKI, via the coding sequence atggTCAAGGCTAGGAAATACGTGGTCAAGCGGCACTTTGAAGGTGTACCAAAGCGCGATGATTTTGAAATCGTTGAGTACGAATTACCACCTATTCAGAATGGCGAAATTTTAGTTAAGGCAGAGTGGGTTAGCGTCGACCCTTATTTGAGAGCGTATAACAAACGGTTTCCAGTGCCTTATGACCAGTTTTCTTATCAAGTTGGATTAGTGGAAGACTCCAAAGACCCTCGATTTCCCGTAGGCACTAGAGTGGTGTCGCACAAAGGCTGGTGTGATTATAGTGTCATGAATGCAAATGTGAGTAATTCTCCAGCAGATATAATATACAAGTTGCCTGATTTGAAGGGCCTATCGAATTCTTTGGGTATTGGAGCAGTGGGAATGCCAGGAGCCACGGCGTATTTTGGACTTCTTGAAATATGTCAACCGAAAGCCGGTGAGACTGTTGTAGTTACTGGTGCTGCCGGAGCAGTTGGATCACTGGTTGGCCAAATTGCAAAGATAAAAGGTTGTCGAGTGATTGGATTCGCAGGTTCAGAAGACAAAGTTAACTGGTTAGAAAAAGACCTAGGATTCGATAAAGCATTCAATTACAAAACTGTGGATGTTCAGAAGGTTCTCAAGGAAGCGGCGCCGAAAGGTATTGACTGCTACTTCGACAATGTTGGAGGTGAAATAAGCAGCATTATTATAAGTCAAATGAATGACTTCGGAAGAGTGGCTGTATGCGGGAGTATAAGTTCTTACAATGATGACTTCACTAAACTACCGAAAGCTACTATATTACAAATAGCTTTAGTtatgaaacaattaaaaatacaaggtttcttagcACCACGATGGAGGGACCGCTGGTCTGAAGCATTTTCGGATCTATCTAAATGGATTAAGTCGGGTGATTTAAAAACGAGGGAGCACGTTACTGAAGGTTTCGATAAACTTTACGATGCATTTATAGGAATGTTGAATGGTGAAAACATCGGTAAAGCTGTAgtcaaaatttaa